Genomic window (Fodinibius salicampi):
TAAACCTATGGATCAATCCTTATATATCCCCAGACGCCCAATTTGCAGAATCTATAGAACCATTTACTTCCTCCCACACCGTATGGGCTGGGCTTGTTCCTGATTTCAACACAGATAAGGGACGAGATATTTTCTTTTCCCAATTGGGTGAAACTCAGGTAGATATCGGGGTGAGTGGATATAAAATTGACGAAGTGGATGGGTACGATCACTGGCTTTGGCCTGATGTGGCAACGTTTCCCTCTGGATTGACCGGTGAGCAAATGCGCCAGACATATGGGTTGCTAGTACAACGTTATAGTGAAGATCTATTTGAAGAAAAAAATCGTCGAACTTTTGGGCTTGTGAGAGCTTCAAATGGAGGTGGTACTTCTTTCCCATATGTTATCTACAACGATTATTATGATCATCAGAACTTTATAACAGCCCTTATCAACAGCAGTTATGCTGGCGTGCTCTGGACTCCAGAGGTGAGGGCATCTGAAACCGGAGAGGAATGGCTCCGTAGGGTACAATCGGTAGTATTTTCACCAATGGCTATGATCAATGCATGGTCTAGTGAAACCAAACCATGGTCATTTGATGAAGTAGAACGTGAAGTTAAGGAGATGTTCCTACTTCGGATGCGGATGATGCCATACTGGTATAGCGAATATGCCAAATATCATTTCAAAGGGATACCTCCATTTCGTGCGATGAATTTAGAGGAAGGGTTTCATTCGGAATTGAAGAAGGAAGTGAAAGAGAAGAATCTAGCAAAAAATCCTTATGAAGAAGCAATTAGACAGGAGATCAAGGATCAATATATGGCAGGCAAATATTTACTGGTAGCTCCTATGTTTGAAGGTCAGAAAAGCCGGGAGGTCGTACTGCCCAAGGGCCGTTGGTATGATTTCTATACCGGCGATTATGTGGGAAATGGAGAGGTGATTACTGTGACTCCGGGATTGGATAATATTCCCGTTTTTGTAAAAGATGGAGGCATAATTCCAATGATGACTCCCAGAATGCATGCACCCAAACTTGGGGAAAAGGTAGATATCGAAGTTCGTCACTATGGGGAAAAAGCGGGAAGATATATGCTTTATGATGATGATGGCGAAACCTATGATTATGAAGATGGGGAATATCAATTTAGAGAAATCTGTGTAAAAAAGCTGGAAAACAAACGGTTTGAGGGATCTATTTCACCACCAG
Coding sequences:
- a CDS encoding TIM-barrel domain-containing protein, with protein sequence MKLYKFFIFCIILGLSATDIKAQNLSWEEVEPGIWKAEAGEPEVYDLLSASGAKPRKKALEKMGNVPFPISKKDINVQLVDGETYLRFPLEQEEEVYGFGLNFKTVHQRGRILRLHVDHYGDEDNGRTHAPTPFYVSSKGYGVFINSARYIDVYAGTAVRKDSEHPPVARDRNTDPDWTSRPYSDSVELLVPAKGTEVYIFGGPTPLDAVRRYNLFNGGGPLPPRWGLGFTQRVHRMYSAEDVRQEAKEFEERGYPLDFIGLEPGWQSKSYPGTLEWDEGRFPEPRKFTQEMLDKGIRLNLWINPYISPDAQFAESIEPFTSSHTVWAGLVPDFNTDKGRDIFFSQLGETQVDIGVSGYKIDEVDGYDHWLWPDVATFPSGLTGEQMRQTYGLLVQRYSEDLFEEKNRRTFGLVRASNGGGTSFPYVIYNDYYDHQNFITALINSSYAGVLWTPEVRASETGEEWLRRVQSVVFSPMAMINAWSSETKPWSFDEVEREVKEMFLLRMRMMPYWYSEYAKYHFKGIPPFRAMNLEEGFHSELKKEVKEKNLAKNPYEEAIRQEIKDQYMAGKYLLVAPMFEGQKSREVVLPKGRWYDFYTGDYVGNGEVITVTPGLDNIPVFVKDGGIIPMMTPRMHAPKLGEKVDIEVRHYGEKAGRYMLYDDDGETYDYEDGEYQFREICVKKLENKRFEGSISPPEKNKPNTVGNVSWKFMTQ